The bacterium genome segment TGAATGTGGAATGCACAATAATTCGGTGAGGCAGAGGAAAAGGAAAAGACAGCGAATCAAAGCTTTTGTCTAACCCTGCGTTGCAGTTGACGGCGGGGGACTGTGCCGTGGTCAGAGTTTTGTGGTCTCTCAAAGTTTTATCTTGCTATCAAACTTTTGTGGTAATTCTCCTCGCCGCACCTGAACTTTATCGTTAGCCGAGAGGGAAATATGAAACCATTCAAATTTAACATGTCATCGCCAGTTTATGATGATCTCTTCGTAGATCGAGAGAAGGAACTACGCCAGACAATTGACTGGTTAATGTCCGGGACTGGTAACCTCATTATTACTGGAGAAAGAGGTATAGGGAAAACTAGCCTCGCTTGGAAAACCATTGCCGACACAGAGGAAAAGACTAAAGATACTTTAATTATTAGAGAAACTGTATATCAATTTCATGGTGAAGGATTTGGCACATTTCTCTCTGAGCTTGGAAAGCAAATTACTGTTTCTATATGGCAACTCATAAGTGGCAAATCGTTTTCGGAGCTTTTTTCTGGGTCTTTGGATTTCGAGAAGAAAAAAATTGAGTCAAAGAATATTAAGGCTCTCCGCCGGATTTATAATATCCTTTCGGCATCTCAACTCTCGTCCAAAGCTACCGAAATGGGCAAAATCGGTGGGAAATTATTCATAGAAGCTGGACTCCAAGAGGGACTCGAAAAGGGGATGACCCGTATGGCAATCACGAACTTCGAGTTTCTTGCCATCATTGATGAACTCAAGGAGATCGCCTCAAGACATGGATATTCACGGATTGTTGTAATAGCAGATGAGTTCAACTATTTGCATTTTTCAGAACAGAGCGATTTTGTAAGGACTTATTTCCAAATCCTCAATTCTCGGAATATACTATTCGGATTGATAGGTTTCAATATTGATCCTTGGTCAGTTCCCGGACTTAGCCAATGTGTAGAGACATATATTCCACTTGGTCCATTTGAATCTTCTGACCATGTCCGCCAACTAGTCTCAGTCGGTCTCCCACAAGCGGAAAACGCCGATATTCGCAACTTCTTGATTTCCGAGGATGTATCCCAGCAGATATTCACCGAATCAAAAGGGAATCCACGACTTATTCAAGCATTTTGTTTTAACTTCATGAGGGAATTGGAAGTAATTGAAGGGAGTCGTGACTTCTCCAAGGCATTTGAACTTGCCAAACGGGAAATTGTAGAACAAGTTTTAAGACAAGAAGAAATGATGAAGAGATTCAAAGGCTAACAAATCGCTGCACCTGACTGCGGGGGGCTGTGCTGTTTTCAAGGTTTTGTGGTTTATCAAGGTTTTATCTTGCTAACAAAGGTTGGTGGTGATTCTCCCCGCGGCAGGTGAGCTCAATCGTTAGGCTACTGAAGTATTGAGGATTTATCATGAAAACAACCATAGATCATCTTCCTGACTACAAGCAAGAGGAACTCGAAAATATTATCGGAATCATCCGTAATGCAGCAAAGGTGGAAATGATTATTCTGTTTGGAAGCTATGCACGGGGAGACTTTGTAGACCACGATTTTCGATATGATGCTGAAGAGCAACACTTCACAAGTTATGAAAGTGATTTTGATATCATGGTGATTGTGAAGGAAGAAAAGGTAGTAGACGATTATAAGATTTGGAATAAGGTTGAAAATCAAATCAGACACAAGATTCATACACCAACAAAGCTTATTAGGGAAGATATTGAGCATGTCAATGAACAACTCTCAGTTGGCAGATACTTCTATGCTGATGTCAAAAAAGAAGGTATACTACTTTATGATTCAAAACGATTTCAGCTGGCAAGAGCAAGAGAGCTTACCCCAGGAATAAAAAAGGCACTGGCAGAGGAGGATCATAAAATTTGGTTTCCCAAGGCGAAGGAATATTTTGTGTATTACGAAACTGGTTTTGAGAAAGGTTGGAATAATTCAGCTGCTTTCAATCTCCACCAGACTACCGAACATCTTTACACTGGCGCTTCCCTCGTTCTTACCAGCTACAAACCAAGAACGCACGATCTGGAAAAATTAACAGAGCGGATGGAAAAGATCGATCGAGATTTTGCCAAGATTTTCCCGCGGGAAGAAGGTGAAGAAAAGCGATTA includes the following:
- a CDS encoding HEPN domain-containing protein, with the translated sequence MKTTIDHLPDYKQEELENIIGIIRNAAKVEMIILFGSYARGDFVDHDFRYDAEEQHFTSYESDFDIMVIVKEEKVVDDYKIWNKVENQIRHKIHTPTKLIREDIEHVNEQLSVGRYFYADVKKEGILLYDSKRFQLARARELTPGIKKALAEEDHKIWFPKAKEYFVYYETGFEKGWNNSAAFNLHQTTEHLYTGASLVLTSYKPRTHDLEKLTERMEKIDRDFAKIFPREEGEEKRLFELLRKAYVDARYKKSYKITKSELEYLADRVKKLRRLALKKSRERIEQFEKEIITKA